In Tenebrio molitor chromosome 8, icTenMoli1.1, whole genome shotgun sequence, a genomic segment contains:
- the LOC138137565 gene encoding adenomatous polyposis coli homolog isoform X2, producing the protein MEPLLTGRQHNGGSSTNCDGGATSSADGDTTCSEDECNGARCTSTHMSVSSEPITHRDHGISMLYHGTWPVERTMWNSEPISNRSSAPAHTNHAELTSVMSFASSSGGALLGSPSLSRRSSQQLEAKVDMVYSLLAMLSGQEHADMGETLLALSTNPESCLAMRQSGCIPLLVQMVQSDREPDARRKAASALHNLVHSQPDEKLRKREVRVFKLLEHARAYTEALRNNKEFELEVTSSASEDDDRHPVQTVAHLMKLSFDELHRQAICTLGGIYTIANLVEAEHVNHGSTADEQHCILMRRYACMALTNLTFGDSGNKALLCSFREFMRALVVQLQSPSDELRQVTASVLRNLSWRADSTSKEILREVGSVTGLMKSAMMDNKENTLKSILSALWNLSAHCTENKSEICSVEGALGFLVDMLTYKTPSKSLAIIENSGGILRNISSQIAVRDDYREVLRRHNCLQVLLDQLKSPSLTIVSNACGTLWNLSAKCAVDQEALWQMGAPAMLRSLNHSKHKMIAMGSSAALKNLLSARPSQTVLPVMDSTALAMDLPVLPTLGARKQKALLQDLDQTLSETYENIEKDSPVKVSRDDKHDFVPRSKKHPRQSNDNSPEFKYSDYETDFSSLTMGEPSTSYDAKNLSLPYEASNDLNKKFFVKSKTARNISADSDSRSFNVCLDSGLQSPVKFDLDSGSSSSMDNDKCKTAELKLKEISVYSDEKDHCSIEDVSDSDNQSSIGVDHRLVQDDSSLLASGLVARKEVAHSSILSAKSLPPPNFKHPNLASSNITMFEGDIDEIDMDDISIHFTSESEQSKDVEEDTEKQDVENEKKSHLQEIVEENTTENWRDVSSKIPNKTSGIPLPRSLPRPIPSSSTNHPDTCDTDSSTRKYSKSNIGRLSIGLPRRTIQTSTPIRINGKTRRGEGSSETCKVQNIDTELDEPSPIVPSNAVDLVLSDVECSLPGLEFSSESSRSEVEQASVNLNNSQEHNTPEETALTPETSDEMDVKVAAETSPEEYSYLSPEACVSFSLKDERDRLLERSCEESNLVDNRMLDPDAMIESLDRFTAELVSQASHLQSNGDDKYKDNTWNEDTSPNEVTFPSISGSAPNVITFDSNDSSVPETGEDKPKETEQQSNDFSSINTSTMTESTLIAIEATRMATVFKNEAEMSHSISSVASLELDKVQPPSLLESVNSDPTKSPKVTPSRRRSLPKGLMVRRALSNSLNNGSSLESLENNSLSNLDQVNPPSALGEVLDMESSITSVASLPSENAEVKTDFVINGAVNRNNSLLTSKVTTLFANCSNLNSLTDLENMNPPSLFNEITDLCNSLADVPTEAIASETEMFEDCYTHVLPTEEDVTEFSDANSATPIQSDVGSSSPEVSPKKSKSIAKPMTSKQRRNLARDRYKTYTVAAEMVMREEEDKQSSSEDFKTVDCSSSENYQSVADSQTYSVKGTKMTPREKRQNDRSRFETRVVEEAVTNLLQQPVIEGSPPKVPDSPQSTPSGSPSRTKLSIRRNFMQKRLENKDRFKTQTLNEASFSPELSASPETDLHLMVQREANLVLKSLRETKTTTDELLECETLSLVSNDDDSEQNSANSVNYRTYHKSWGLKKNVPVIEPPPPAEDCPAQASQEEDKSAKPKIVKPLDKPAEEKPAEEEPQGKAIRGRRKPLYSKTTSKIAPKAAKTPIRNMTSNLVRNVTSSIKSVKQATKPPPATKPPTPQSRTSSGYGTKSSSPKTSPARTASKPKLERQGTFTKEEPKSRIPTPGSAKAPSRIPARSFNSASSDRTTRTVKTTYGRSTSADSTNRRMPNSGSNQSLKGAPAKRATIPMPGQRSGSNTSLNSNGTSTKKQVTSKIASLWKKIEESKNKQPAKKDTRVWIQSEGTETTGLTRSNTFDNKNGVTMRNKTKDKDDGKRVSRLGSFIVMDDTEDGVRVQQIIDAAAAD; encoded by the exons ATGGAACCCCTGCTGACGGGAAGACAGCACAATGGCGGCTCATCAACGAAC TGCGACGGTGGTGCCACGAGCAGCGCCGACGGGGACACCACCTGCAGCGAAGACGAATGCAACGGGGCCCGATGCACCAGCACCCACATGTCCGTCAGCAGCGAACCCATCACCCATCGAGACCACGGCATTTCGATGCTCTACCACGGCACTTGGCCCGTCGAGCGGACAATGTGGAACTCCGAACCCATCTCGAATCGATCTTCCGCCCCCGCACACACAAACCATGCG GAACTAACCAGCGTGATGAGTTTCGCGTCGAGCTCCGGCGGGGCCCTTCTGGGGAGTCCCAGCTTGTCGCGCCGCTCCTCCCAACAGCTCGAGGCCAAGGTGGACATGGTGTACAGTCTGTTGGCGATGCTGAGCGGCCAAGAGCACGCCGACATGGGGGAAACCCTCCTGGCGTTGAGCACCAACCCCGAGAGTTGTCTCGCCATGAGGCAGTCCGGGTGCATCCCGCTGCTCGTCCAGATGGTGCAGTCGGACCGCGAACCCGACGCCAGGAGGAAGGCGGCGTCGGCTTTGCACAATCTCGTGCATTCGCAACCCGACGAGAAGCTGAGGAAGAGGGAGGTGAGGGTGTTCAAACTGTTGGAACACGCCAGGGCGTACACCGAAGCGCTGAGGAACAACAAGGAGTTCGAATTGGAAGTTACGTCGTCGGCGTCGGAAG ATGATGACAGACATCCGGTGCAGACGGTGGCGCATCTGATGAAGCTTTCGTTCGACGAATTGCACAGACAAGCGATCTGCACACTCGGAGGGATCTACACAATTGCCAATCTCGTCGAG GCGGAACATGTAAATCACGGAAGCACAGCAGACGAACAGCACTGCATCCTAATGCGTAGATATGCTTGTATGGCCCTCACCAACCTCACTTTCGGCGACAGTGGCAACAAAGCTTTACTGTGTTCGTTTAGGGAATTCATGAGAGCACTCGTTGTACAATTGCAAAGTCCCAGTGACGAGCTGCGTCAG GTGACCGCCAGCGTGCTGCGCAACCTGTCGTGGAGGGCCGACTCGACCAGCAAGGAGATACTGCGCGAGGTGGGCAGCGTCACCGGTCTGATGAAGTCGGCGATGATGGACAACAAGGAGAACACGCTCAAGTCCATTCTGTCGGCGTTGTGGAATCTGTCGGCGCACTGCACCGAAAACAAGTCCGAAATCTGTTCGGTGGAGGGGGCGCTCGGCTTCCTGGTGGACATGTTGACGTACAAGACTCCGTCGAAGTCGCTGGCGATCATCGAAAACTCCGGCGGGATCTTGAGGAACATCTCGAGCCAGATCGCCGTGAGGGACGACTACAGGGAGGTGTTGCGGCGGCACAATTGTCTGCAAGTGCTGTTGGACCAGCTGAAGTCGCCCAGTTTGACGATAGTGAGCAACGCCTGCGGCACGTTGTGGAACCTCTCGGCGAAGTGCGCCGTCGACCAGGAGGCACTGTGGCAGATGGGGGCGCCCGCGATGCTCCGCAGCCTTAACCATTCCAAGCACAAGATGATTGCGATGGGGTCGAGCGCCGCCTTGAAGAATCTCCTGAGCGCGCGACCCTCGCAGACGGTGCTTCCAGTGATGGATTCCACAGCTTTGGCGATGGACCTCCCAGTTTTGCCCACGCTCGGGGCCAGGAAACAAAAAGCCCTCCTCCAGGACCTGGACCAGACGCTGTCCGAGACGTACGAGAACATTGAAAAGGACTCCCCGGTGAAGGTCTCCAGAGACGACAAGCACGACTTCGTGCCCAGATCGAAGAAGCACCCGCGACAATCCAACGACAACAGTCCCGAGTTCAAATACAGCGACTACGAGACGGATTTCAGCAGCCTCACGATGGGGGAGCCTTCGACCAGCTACGACGCGAAGAATCTCAGTTTACCCTACGAGGCGAGCAACGACCTGAACAAGAAGTTTTTCGTCAAAAGTAAAACCGCGAGAAACATCTCCGCCGATTCGGACAGCAGAAGCTTCAACGTGTGTTTGGATTCGGGGCTGCAGTCGCCAGTCAAGTTCGATCTCGATTCGGGCTCGTCGAGCTCGATGGACAACGACAAGTGCAAAACGGCCGAACTGAAACTGAAAGAAATCAGCGTCTattcggacgaaaaagatcaTTGTTCCATCGAGGACGTGTCAGACTCCGACAACCAATCGTCGATTGGAGTCGACCACAGATTGGTACAAGATGATTCGAG CTTGCTCGCGAGCGGGTTGGTGGCTCGCAAAGAAGTGGCACATTCGTCGATTCTCTCCGCGAAGAGTTTGCCGCCCCCCAATTTCAAACACCCCAATCTGGCCTCTTCCAACATCACCATGTTCGAAGGCGACATCGATGAGATCGACATGGATGATATTTCCATACATTTTACGtcagaaagtgag CAAAGCAAAGACGTTGAAGAGGATACCGAAAAGCAAGACGTGGAAAACGAGAAGAAATCTCATCTCCAGGAAATCGTCGAGGAAAATACGACGGAAAACTGGAG AGATGTGTCGTCGAAGATTCCGAACAAAACCAGCGGGATACCCCTTCCGCGAAGTTTGCCGCGGCCTATACCTTCGTCGAGCACGAACCATCCAGACACTTGCGACACCGACTCGTCGACGCGAAAATACTCCAAATCAAATATCGGTCGTCTGTCGATCGGTTTGCCACGTCGCACCATCCAGACTAGCACCCCGATCAGGATTAACGGTAAAACGAGACGAGGTGAGGGGTCAAGTGAAACCTGCAAAGTACAAAATATTGACACCGAGCTGGACGAACCGTCTCCAATCGTTCCGAGCAATGCAGTCGACCTGGTCTTGTCGGACGTGGA GTGCAGTTTACCGGGGCTAGAATTTTCCAGCGAATCGTCTAGAAGCGAGGTCGAGCAAG CATCGGTCAACTTGAACAACTCTCAAGAGCACAACACTCCTGAAGAAACGGCGCTGACTCCCGAAACGTCTGACGAAATGGACGTAAAAGTTGCTGCAGAGACCAGCCCCGAAGAGTACTCCTACCTGAGCCCCGAAGCGTGCGTCAGCTTCAGCTTGAAGGACGAACGCGACCGCCTCCTGGAGCGCAGCTGCGAGGAGAGCAACCTCGTCGACAATCGAATGCTCGATCCGGACGCGATGATCGAGTCTTTGGACCGCTTCACGGCCGAACTGGTCTCGCAAGCGTCACACCTCCAGAGCAACGGCGACGACAAATACAAAGACAACACCTGGAACGAAGACACTTCCCCGAACGAAGTGACATTTCCTAGCATCTCGGGGAGCGCTCCCAACGTGATCACATTCGACAGCAACGACTCGTCGGTGCCAGAGACCGGCGAAGACAAACCCAAAGAGACCGAACAACAGTCGAACGATTTCTCGTCGATCAACACGAGCACGATGACGGAGTCGACGCTGATCGCCATCGAAGCGACCAGGATGGCGACG GTGTTCAAAAATGAAGCTGAGATGTCGCACAGTATCTCCAGCGTGGCGTCTTTGGAGCTGGACAAGGTGCAGCCCCCGTCTCTCTTGGAGTCCGTCAATTCTGACCCCACGAAGAGCCCCAAAGTGACGCCTTCGCGGAGACGGTCGCTTCCGAAGGGTTTGATGGTGAGGCGGGCGTTGAGCAACTCGCTCAACAACGGCTCGAGCCTCGAAAGTCTGGAGAACAACAGTTTGTCGAATTTGGACCAGGTGAACCCCCCGTCCGCCTTGGGGGAAGTCCTGGATATGGAGAGCAGCATCACCAGCGTGGCGAGCTTGCCCAGCGAGAACGCCGAAGTCAAGACGGATTTCGTGATTAACGGCGCCGTCAACAGGAACAACTCGCTCTTGACGTCCAAGGTTACGACGTTGTTCGCCAATTGTTCGAATTTGAACAGCCTGACCGACCTGGAGAACATGAATCCGCCCTCGTTGTTCAACGAGATCACGGATTTGTGCAACTCGTTGGCGGACGTCCCCACAGAGGCGATCGCCAGCGAGACGGAAATGTTCGAAGATTGCTACACTCACGTTTTACCGACCGAGGAGGATGTTACCGAGTTCTCCGACGCCAACAGCGCCACTCCGATCCAGTCCGATGTCGGGTCGAGCAGCCCCGAAGTCTCCCCGAAGAAGAGCAAGAGCATAGCCAAGCCGATGACGTCGAAGCAGCGGCGAAATTTGGCCAGGGACCGGTACAAGACTTACACCGTGGCGGCCGAGATGGTAATGAGAGAAGAAGAAGACAAACAATCGAGTTCTGAAGATTTCAAAACTGTGGATTGTTCGAGCAGCGAGAATTATCAGTCGGTCGCGGACAGTCAAACGTACAGCGTCAAGGGTACCAAGATGACGCCTAGGGAGAAGAGGCAGAATGACAGGTCCAGGTTCGAGACCAGGGTTGTGGAAGAAGCGGTGACCAATTTGTTGCAACAGCCGGTGATCGAGGGGAGTCCCCCGAAAGTTCCGGACAGTCCGCAGAGCACTCCATCGGGGAGTCCGTCGAGGACGAAGTTGAGCATCAGGAGGAACTTTATGCAGAAGAGGTTGGAGAACAAGGACAGGTTCAAGACGCAGACTCTGAACGAAGCGAGTTTTTCGCCGGAGTTGTCAGCTTCTCCCGAGACGGATCTCCATTTGATGGTCCAGAGAGAGGCCAATTTGGTGTTGAAGAGTTTGAGGGAAACGAAGACGACGACGGACGAGTTGTTGGAGTGTGAAACGCTGAGTCTTGTGTCGAACGACGACGATTCCGAACAAAATTCAG CCAATTCAGTCAACTATCGAACGTATCACAAAAGTTGGGGTCTGAAGAAGAACGTCCCCGTGATAGAACCTCCGCCTCCAGCCGAAGACTGTCCGGCGCAAGCCAGCCAGGAAGAAGACAAGTCGGCAAAACCAAAGATCGTGAAACCGCTGGACAAACCTGCCGAAGAAAAGCCCGCGGAGGAAGAGCCTCAAGGTAAAGCGATAAGAGGCCGTCGGAAACCTCTGTATTCGAAAACGACGAGCAAAATAGCACCGAAAGCGGCGAAAACACCGATCAGAAACATGACCTCGAATCTAGTCAGGAACGTGACGTCGTCGATAAAGTCCGTGAAACAAGCGACCAAACCGCCCCCAGCGACCAAGCCGCCCACGCCGCAGAGTCGAACCTCGAGCGGATACGGGACCAAGTCCAGTTCGCCGAAAACCAGCCCCGCCAGGACGGCCTCCAAGCCCAAGCTGGAGCGTCAAGGCACGTTCACCAAGGAGGAGCCCAAGAGCAGGATACCGACACCGGGGAGCGCCAAAGCGCCGTCGAGGATCCCAGCGCGGAGCTTCAACTCGGCGAGCTCCGACAGGACGACCAGGACGGTGAAGACGACGTACGGGAGGTCGACCAGCGCGGACAGCACCAACAGGAGGATGCCGAACTCGGGCTCGAACCAGAGCCTGAAAGGTGCCCCGGCGAAGAGGGCAACCATACCGATGCCGGGACAGCGCAGCGGGAGCAACACGAGTCTGAATTCGAACGGAACGAGCACAAAGAAACAAGTTACCAGTAAGATAGCGAGTCTGTGGAAGAAAATCGAAGAGAGCAAGAACAAGCAGCCGGCGAAGAAAGACACCAGGGTGTGGATTCAAAGTGAAGGGACGGAGACGACGGGACTGACGAGGAGCAACACCTTCGACAATAAGAACGGAGTGACGATGCGGAACAAGACCAAGGATAAGGATGACGGGAAGAGGGTGTCGAGGTTAGGGTCGTTCATTGTCATGGATGACACGGAAGATGGCGTCAGAGTGCAGCAAATTATCGACGCGGCAGCAGCTGATTAA